A stretch of the Halorussus salinus genome encodes the following:
- a CDS encoding metallophosphoesterase family protein produces MFSTASLREWVLSFRRPKRGLMLVLGDAHADDPDNRRALFAAYREADADVALQLGDLLYYDLPIPTYFIAGNNEDFDVIDALRHGRVESSDVTNARLLGDEAVEVEGLRVAGLSGNYAPTQYERPRPNLQGERRRHFVRGDVETVKRIEDVDVLLTHEAPHGLPVAEEYEVGCQYIDELLEAVQPRLCLVGHHHQHAETTYGDTRVVSVASVDQRYYELDPETLELTSHPTPPS; encoded by the coding sequence GTGTTCTCGACGGCGAGTCTCCGAGAGTGGGTTTTATCTTTCCGACGGCCGAAACGAGGATTAATGCTCGTTCTGGGAGACGCCCACGCCGACGACCCCGACAACCGGCGCGCGCTGTTCGCCGCGTATCGGGAGGCCGACGCCGACGTTGCGTTGCAGTTGGGCGACCTACTCTACTACGACCTGCCGATTCCGACCTACTTCATCGCCGGTAACAACGAAGACTTCGACGTTATCGACGCGCTCAGACACGGCCGCGTCGAGAGTTCCGACGTGACGAACGCCCGCCTGTTGGGCGACGAAGCCGTCGAAGTCGAGGGCCTGCGCGTGGCTGGCCTGTCGGGCAACTACGCGCCGACCCAGTACGAACGCCCCCGGCCGAACCTGCAAGGCGAGCGCAGGCGGCACTTCGTCCGCGGGGACGTGGAGACCGTCAAGCGAATCGAAGACGTGGACGTTCTCCTCACCCACGAAGCGCCCCACGGCCTGCCGGTCGCCGAGGAGTACGAGGTCGGCTGTCAGTACATCGACGAACTCCTCGAAGCGGTCCAACCGCGGCTCTGTCTGGTCGGCCACCACCACCAGCACGCCGAGACGACCTACGGCGACACCCGCGTCGTCAGCGTTGCGTCGGTAGACCAGCGGTACTACGAACTCGACCCCGAGACGTTGGAACTCACGTCGCATCCGACGCCGCCGTCCTGA
- a CDS encoding metallophosphoesterase family protein — protein MLVLGDAHADDPDNRRALLAAYDESDAAVALQTGDLLYYDLPVPTYFIAGNNEEFDVIDALRRGETVAGPTVRNATLLASSVAEVEGLRVAGLSGNYAPTKYDEPRADLSGERRRHFVREEVERLKRVEDVDVLVTHEAPRGLIYYGYDAGCERIDELLDALDPDLCLVGHHERHAEATYDETRVVSLAPAWKRYYYLNPETLELSDRATPVE, from the coding sequence ATGCTCGTCCTCGGAGACGCCCACGCCGACGACCCCGACAACCGCCGCGCCCTGCTGGCGGCCTACGACGAGAGCGACGCCGCGGTCGCGCTCCAAACCGGCGACCTGCTCTACTATGACCTGCCCGTTCCGACCTACTTTATCGCTGGCAACAACGAGGAGTTCGACGTTATCGACGCGCTCCGTCGCGGCGAGACGGTCGCGGGGCCGACGGTCCGGAACGCGACGCTCCTCGCCAGTTCGGTCGCCGAGGTCGAGGGCCTGCGCGTGGCTGGCCTGTCGGGCAACTACGCGCCGACCAAGTACGACGAGCCCCGCGCGGACCTCTCGGGCGAGCGCCGCCGTCACTTCGTCCGCGAGGAGGTCGAGCGCCTGAAGCGGGTCGAGGACGTGGACGTGCTGGTCACTCACGAGGCTCCTCGCGGCCTGATTTACTACGGCTACGACGCCGGATGCGAGCGAATCGACGAACTGTTGGACGCGCTCGACCCCGACCTCTGTCTGGTCGGCCACCACGAGCGCCACGCCGAAGCGACCTACGACGAGACGCGGGTCGTGAGCCTCGCGCCCGCGTGGAAACGATACTACTACCTGAACCCCGAGACGCTGGAACTCTCGGACCGAGCGACCCCGGTCGAGTGA
- a CDS encoding LabA-like NYN domain-containing protein, producing MTEIHPHQRVAVLADAQNLYHTAQSVYSRNIDYSALLEKSVQDRELTRAIAYVIQADSPDEERFFEALGDIGFETKIKELKTFGDGSKKADWDVGMSLDAVTLANHVDTVILCTGDGDFSRLCSHLRHEGVRTEVTSFAESTSEELTEAADAFIDMSERPDTFLL from the coding sequence ATGACGGAAATTCACCCGCACCAGCGGGTCGCCGTTCTCGCGGACGCTCAAAACCTCTATCATACTGCCCAGAGCGTCTACAGTCGGAACATCGACTACTCCGCGCTGTTAGAGAAGTCGGTGCAGGACCGCGAACTGACGCGGGCTATCGCCTACGTGATTCAGGCCGATAGCCCGGACGAGGAGCGATTCTTCGAGGCGCTGGGCGACATCGGCTTCGAGACGAAAATAAAGGAACTCAAGACGTTCGGCGACGGGTCGAAGAAGGCCGACTGGGACGTGGGAATGAGCTTAGACGCGGTGACGCTGGCCAACCACGTCGATACGGTCATCCTCTGTACCGGCGACGGCGACTTCTCGCGGCTCTGTTCGCACCTCCGCCACGAGGGCGTCCGGACCGAGGTCACGAGTTTCGCTGAGTCCACGTCCGAGGAGCTAACCGAGGCCGCGGACGCCTTTATCGACATGTCCGAGCGGCCAGACACCTTCCTGCTGTGA
- a CDS encoding PUA domain-containing protein: MSTTQTDDLSKLRTTADYQFGAGVGAALFPEDEDLEVKRSSSGRPQQVVADSGRLVTYGTDGRFTLGLEGGRRVAAALDAPAGRVVVGDESEPFVREGKNVFAKFVAAVGSEIRPGDEVAIVHEDGPILGVGRAELSADAMTDFDTGMAVMVREGADE, encoded by the coding sequence ATGAGTACGACTCAGACCGACGACCTCTCGAAACTCCGGACGACCGCGGACTACCAGTTCGGGGCGGGCGTCGGCGCGGCGCTGTTCCCCGAGGACGAGGACCTCGAAGTCAAACGCTCGTCGTCGGGGCGGCCACAGCAGGTCGTCGCCGACTCGGGACGACTCGTGACCTACGGCACCGACGGCCGGTTCACCCTCGGACTGGAAGGCGGTCGCCGGGTCGCGGCCGCCCTCGACGCTCCGGCGGGCCGGGTCGTCGTCGGCGACGAGAGCGAACCGTTCGTCCGCGAGGGCAAGAACGTCTTCGCGAAGTTCGTCGCCGCGGTCGGTTCCGAGATTCGTCCCGGCGACGAGGTGGCAATCGTCCACGAGGACGGCCCGATTCTGGGAGTCGGTCGCGCCGAACTTTCCGCTGACGCGATGACCGACTTCGACACCGGGATGGCCGTGATGGTCCGCGAGGGCGCGGACGAGTAG